Proteins encoded by one window of Marixanthomonas sp. SCSIO 43207:
- a CDS encoding glycosyltransferase family 2 protein: protein MNPPIISIIIPTYNRGTLLSETLNSIVDQKFTNWECLIVDDGSIDNTSQIVQAYCEKDTRFIYLQRPKNRKRGGNAARNFGYEKAKGKYVQWFDSDDIMKPNLLKLQLENIINNKKAFSICLFDRYDANLNIIKVKAVPNVIHYNIYYDFLSKSLKANLPTILFSKKILEGYSLSEDLLKSQEYEFLQRFFREHYEEGVLLNEVLVKVRRHSDSITQTLTAEKCASALQAILITRNEMPKSPKTIQNKVSLQYLATLYLPFSHKMTVIFFKYLFKLYRFDFFKSLVAIPFLTIMYFIYLYLKMPIWYYKNIYKLYK from the coding sequence TTGAACCCCCCGATAATATCCATTATAATACCAACTTATAACCGAGGGACACTGCTATCAGAAACCTTGAATAGTATTGTAGATCAAAAATTTACAAATTGGGAATGTCTTATAGTTGATGATGGCAGTATAGACAATACGTCGCAGATTGTGCAAGCCTACTGTGAAAAAGATACTCGGTTTATATATTTACAACGCCCAAAAAATAGAAAAAGGGGTGGAAACGCTGCTCGTAATTTTGGTTATGAGAAAGCAAAAGGAAAATACGTGCAATGGTTTGATAGTGATGACATTATGAAACCAAACTTGCTAAAGTTGCAATTAGAAAATATTATAAATAATAAAAAGGCTTTTTCAATCTGTTTGTTTGATCGATATGATGCAAATTTAAATATAATAAAAGTAAAGGCAGTTCCAAATGTTATTCATTATAACATTTATTATGATTTTTTATCAAAATCTTTAAAAGCTAATCTACCAACCATATTATTTTCAAAAAAAATACTTGAAGGATATTCACTTTCCGAAGACTTATTAAAATCTCAAGAATATGAATTCTTACAACGATTTTTTAGGGAGCACTATGAGGAGGGTGTGCTATTAAATGAAGTTTTGGTAAAAGTAAGGAGGCACTCAGATTCTATTACTCAAACTCTTACCGCTGAAAAGTGTGCCTCCGCACTTCAAGCAATCTTGATAACAAGAAACGAAATGCCAAAAAGTCCCAAAACGATTCAAAACAAAGTATCCTTACAGTATCTTGCTACATTGTATTTACCTTTTTCGCATAAAATGACCGTCATATTTTTTAAATATCTTTTTAAACTATACAGATTTGACTTTTTTAAAAGTTTAGTAGCGATTCCTTTTTTGACAATAATGTATTTTATATATCTTTATTTAAAGATGCCAATCTGGTATTATAAAAATATTTATAAACTTTATAAATAA
- a CDS encoding glycosyltransferase family 4 protein has product MPENHVIKIVHLFDEYPVFYQPYIPPVINKLRDNPNLDIEVVVFNGTKSKEVSKLPNYYKRKVIEKIHYFFCKSNLKLNLAEIQFLKKNVAIVHIQHSYLFSKVLGLLNMDSSQRPKIVITLRGGDTYVKPWVNKKWRNFYKKYGNKVDSFVVMSNHQKKYLNNKWKVPENRIKVIPISFGEKFSVSPKRPDKKIIRIASVFRMCWEKNIDGNLRIIKELIQNGFPVRYDLYGDGPDLGQVWYLIDKYKLTNYVHCHGRISHKELKMKLINSDFLIQLSHSEAFPTSVLEAQSIGIPALVSNAGGLPESIIPNKTGYSIEAFDTIKGAYLLEKLWTNSDLYFQFSLNAISNSHKKYSTEKEIEKLNKLYKTII; this is encoded by the coding sequence ATGCCGGAAAACCATGTTATAAAAATTGTTCATTTATTTGATGAATATCCAGTTTTTTACCAACCCTATATTCCTCCAGTTATTAATAAATTGCGTGACAATCCTAATTTGGATATAGAAGTTGTTGTATTTAATGGTACTAAAAGTAAAGAAGTTTCTAAGTTGCCGAATTACTATAAAAGAAAAGTTATCGAAAAAATACATTATTTTTTTTGTAAATCAAACTTAAAATTAAATTTAGCCGAAATACAATTTCTTAAAAAAAATGTAGCTATTGTTCACATTCAACACTCCTATTTATTTTCTAAAGTATTAGGGTTATTAAATATGGATTCATCCCAAAGACCAAAGATAGTTATAACTCTTCGAGGTGGCGACACCTATGTAAAGCCTTGGGTTAATAAAAAATGGAGGAATTTTTATAAAAAATATGGAAATAAAGTAGACTCTTTTGTGGTAATGAGTAATCACCAAAAAAAATATCTAAATAATAAATGGAAAGTGCCTGAAAACCGTATAAAAGTCATTCCTATTTCATTCGGAGAGAAGTTTTCAGTTTCCCCGAAAAGACCAGACAAAAAAATAATTAGAATAGCATCGGTGTTTAGAATGTGTTGGGAAAAAAATATTGATGGCAACCTAAGAATTATAAAAGAACTCATACAAAATGGTTTTCCTGTTCGTTATGACCTATATGGTGATGGACCAGACTTAGGTCAAGTCTGGTACTTAATTGATAAATATAAGTTGACTAATTATGTGCACTGTCACGGACGAATAAGTCATAAAGAATTAAAAATGAAACTTATTAACTCCGATTTTCTTATACAATTAAGTCATTCTGAGGCTTTTCCAACATCTGTTCTTGAAGCTCAATCTATCGGAATCCCAGCTTTAGTATCGAATGCTGGAGGACTACCAGAATCAATTATTCCTAACAAAACTGGATATTCTATTGAGGCCTTTGATACTATTAAAGGAGCATATCTTTTAGAAAAATTGTGGACTAATTCAGATTTATACTTTCAATTTTCTTTAAACGCAATTAGTAATTCACATAAAAAATATTCTACAGAAAAAGAAATAGAAAAATTAAATAAACTTTATAAAACAATTATTTAA
- a CDS encoding sulfotransferase → MKNTIVICSEARGGSTWLMELLSNIPNSIINWEPLHVTNGVIASNLKLGWRPLIYKDNNDNTIKKKFEKIFMLKTYNKWTLRYVDIAHLKGAKYVITKFVRFNQSLPWLVHQFPALQHKPIFLLRHPITTCISRLKTFEKETDIQTITTKQKLGSFTIPNCLNNERYIQHKTYIESLESQLEREIAIWCINNVNLIEHPDNDKWITLYYEDLVLNPKIIFEGLLKNLNVQIPNNVLDKIQYRKASSSDYLKLFKRNPKQQLMSFLKDLDEPYLEKVQDIFNYFDLKVYSAYKAWPIKNNI, encoded by the coding sequence ATGAAAAATACTATTGTTATTTGTAGTGAAGCAAGAGGCGGAAGTACCTGGCTTATGGAGTTGCTATCAAATATTCCAAACTCCATTATTAACTGGGAACCGCTTCATGTAACCAACGGTGTCATAGCTTCTAATTTAAAATTAGGGTGGAGGCCATTAATTTATAAAGACAATAATGATAATACGATAAAAAAAAAATTTGAAAAAATTTTTATGTTGAAGACTTATAATAAATGGACTTTAAGGTATGTCGATATTGCACATTTAAAAGGTGCAAAATACGTAATCACAAAGTTTGTTAGGTTTAATCAATCACTGCCATGGCTCGTACATCAGTTCCCAGCATTACAACATAAGCCAATTTTTTTGTTGCGTCATCCCATCACAACTTGTATTAGCAGATTAAAAACTTTTGAAAAAGAAACCGATATACAAACAATCACCACCAAACAAAAACTAGGGAGTTTTACTATTCCCAATTGCTTAAATAATGAACGTTATATTCAACATAAAACCTATATTGAAAGTCTTGAAAGCCAATTGGAAAGGGAAATAGCAATATGGTGCATAAATAATGTCAACCTGATAGAACACCCTGATAACGATAAATGGATTACACTTTATTACGAAGATCTGGTGTTAAATCCAAAAATAATATTTGAGGGTCTTTTAAAAAACTTAAATGTACAAATACCGAATAATGTATTGGACAAAATTCAATACCGAAAAGCAAGTTCTTCAGATTATCTTAAGTTATTTAAGCGAAATCCCAAGCAACAATTAATGTCTTTTTTAAAAGATTTGGATGAACCATACCTTGAAAAAGTACAAGATATTTTTAATTATTTTGATTTGAAAGTATATTCTGCCTATAAGGCATGGCCTATTAAAAATAATATTTGA
- a CDS encoding asparagine synthase-related protein, with translation MHTVNTPILPIRQQFANVVAPNELDKKAICIFAATGFFLDTDTYWKNKKVLTPASKHTCNADDYLVENTPYFKWHYTPRNISFQTALDEFTDLFEQIITEQTNNRKVILPLSGGLDSRSQAVALHHTKAEVQSYSYAFKNGYKEHSISKQIAKQCGFPFEQYTIPSGYLWDVLEEVATINKCYSEFTHARQMAVLPQLKEMEGVFSLGHWGDVLFDRGVAAVDEDQPEVTIVLKKIVKKGGMELATALWKQWNLEGTFESYLKNRIQKLLDKIEIENTSAKIRAFKSLYWAPRWTSINLSIFEAAHPITLPYYDNRMCEFICTLPETFLADRKLQIAYIQNRNPKVAKIMWQDQRPYHLYNYHKNKAPANLPYRIQNKLVRELKALVGKPYIQRNWELQFLGMDNDEQLQSYLFNAMFNTLVSKPLVAKFYNAFKNTDAVTYSHAVSMLLTLSVWYDNEYKKREL, from the coding sequence ATGCATACTGTTAACACCCCTATACTTCCTATCCGTCAGCAATTCGCAAATGTAGTTGCTCCAAACGAATTAGATAAAAAAGCTATTTGTATTTTTGCAGCTACGGGATTCTTTTTAGATACCGATACCTATTGGAAAAACAAAAAGGTGCTAACTCCCGCTTCAAAACATACATGCAATGCAGATGACTATTTGGTAGAAAATACCCCTTATTTTAAATGGCATTATACTCCTAGAAATATCTCTTTTCAAACAGCCTTAGATGAATTTACCGATTTGTTTGAACAAATTATTACCGAACAAACCAATAATCGTAAGGTCATACTTCCATTATCAGGCGGTTTAGACAGCCGAAGCCAAGCAGTTGCCTTACACCATACTAAAGCTGAAGTTCAATCCTATTCATATGCTTTCAAAAATGGATATAAAGAACACAGCATCAGCAAACAAATTGCCAAACAGTGTGGTTTTCCTTTTGAGCAATACACCATTCCATCGGGGTATTTGTGGGATGTACTGGAAGAGGTAGCTACTATTAACAAATGTTATTCAGAGTTTACACACGCTAGACAAATGGCTGTTCTGCCTCAATTAAAAGAGATGGAGGGCGTTTTTTCATTAGGGCATTGGGGTGATGTGTTATTTGATAGAGGCGTTGCTGCGGTTGATGAAGACCAACCCGAAGTCACTATAGTTCTCAAAAAAATAGTAAAAAAAGGGGGGATGGAACTTGCTACAGCACTGTGGAAGCAATGGAACTTGGAAGGTACTTTTGAAAGCTATCTAAAAAACAGAATTCAAAAATTACTTGACAAGATTGAGATTGAAAACACCAGTGCCAAAATACGGGCTTTTAAATCACTGTATTGGGCACCACGTTGGACCTCCATTAACTTATCCATTTTTGAAGCAGCTCACCCTATAACACTGCCTTATTATGATAACCGAATGTGTGAGTTTATTTGTACGCTTCCTGAAACATTTTTAGCCGATAGAAAATTGCAAATAGCTTACATACAAAACCGAAACCCGAAAGTAGCCAAAATAATGTGGCAAGATCAACGACCCTATCATTTATATAATTACCATAAAAACAAAGCCCCGGCCAACCTTCCGTATCGAATACAAAATAAACTAGTTAGAGAATTAAAAGCATTAGTAGGAAAACCGTACATACAACGCAACTGGGAACTTCAATTTTTGGGAATGGACAATGATGAACAGTTACAAAGCTACTTGTTTAATGCAATGTTTAATACTTTGGTTTCAAAACCTCTCGTCGCCAAGTTTTACAATGCGTTTAAAAACACCGACGCAGTTACTTACTCACACGCAGTAAGCATGTTATTAACCTTAAGCGTTTGGTATGATAATGAATATAAAAAAAGGGAGTTATGA
- a CDS encoding glycosyltransferase family 4 protein, producing MKIIVFDGSFKTTPFINRLAKGLVQDHQVYVLGFNERLNKPIADVEYVALGSNQNNMRLIKTTVKKIVLTKKWNLFFSTLKDLMTGKKRDLQQQNLNIEIQRINPDVIHLQWPALLPWVENILLKQTPPVLLSQRGFHNLVRPSIDKSNASYLKKWFPKVKGFHSVSQAISTQSNHIWTAPNKLDQVIYTGLPMQKIYFDSSYIKQPYLQLLSVGRPHWVKGYDYALQACKLLKEQGVDFQYTIIGGKGDEELNYMIHELKLQDLIILQNRMSQTDVYTHMKQASILIVSSVEEGLPNVIVEAMAVGLPVISTNCGGVSEVIEHGVNGWMIPIRNPRAMAEEIINVSNLPENEIETIRIAARKKVEKQHNEAQMIDGMISLYKAILEKPTESMDREE from the coding sequence ATGAAAATAATTGTTTTCGACGGCTCCTTTAAAACCACCCCTTTTATAAACCGATTGGCAAAAGGATTGGTACAAGATCATCAAGTATATGTTTTGGGGTTTAATGAGCGGCTAAACAAACCCATCGCTGATGTAGAATATGTTGCATTAGGAAGCAATCAAAATAATATGCGACTTATTAAGACCACTGTAAAAAAAATAGTCTTAACTAAAAAATGGAACCTATTTTTTTCAACACTTAAAGATTTGATGACAGGTAAAAAACGAGATCTGCAGCAACAAAATCTAAACATAGAAATTCAGCGCATTAACCCAGATGTTATTCACCTACAATGGCCAGCGTTACTTCCTTGGGTTGAAAACATACTTTTGAAACAAACACCACCTGTATTATTAAGTCAAAGAGGATTTCATAACTTAGTTCGCCCAAGTATAGATAAAAGCAATGCATCATATTTAAAAAAGTGGTTTCCAAAGGTAAAAGGGTTTCATTCTGTATCACAAGCTATCTCTACACAATCAAATCACATCTGGACAGCTCCTAATAAATTAGATCAAGTGATTTATACCGGTCTACCTATGCAAAAAATCTATTTTGATAGTAGTTATATAAAACAACCATATTTACAATTACTCTCTGTAGGAAGACCTCATTGGGTGAAAGGATATGATTATGCCTTACAGGCGTGTAAATTGTTAAAAGAACAAGGGGTCGATTTTCAGTATACTATTATTGGAGGAAAAGGAGATGAAGAATTAAACTATATGATTCACGAATTAAAGTTACAAGATCTGATAATCTTACAAAATAGAATGTCACAAACTGACGTATATACTCATATGAAACAGGCTTCTATTCTTATCGTGTCAAGTGTAGAAGAAGGGCTGCCCAATGTGATAGTAGAGGCTATGGCTGTTGGGTTACCGGTTATTAGCACTAATTGTGGCGGGGTGTCAGAAGTGATAGAACACGGTGTTAATGGCTGGATGATTCCTATACGAAACCCTAGAGCGATGGCTGAAGAAATTATAAACGTTAGCAACCTGCCCGAAAATGAAATTGAAACAATTAGAATAGCTGCTCGTAAAAAAGTAGAAAAACAACACAATGAAGCACAGATGATTGATGGAATGATTAGCTTATATAAAGCTATACTCGAAAAACCAACGGAATCAATGGACAGAGAAGAGTGA